GGTGGCCGTGGTGACGGCTGCGGGTCGGCGCGGGATCACGGTGCAGGCAGATGTTGCCGATGAAGCTGCGGTCGAGGCGGCTTTCGATACGGTGATCGCGGCGCTGGGCGTGCCGGGGGTGCTTGTCAATTCGGCAGGGTTAAACCAGTCGGGTGTGCCGGTTGCGGACATGACTTTGGTGCAGTGGCAGCGGTTGATCGGGAGTGATCTGACGGGACCGTTCCTGACGTCGCGGCGGTTCGTGCAGGAGCGGCTGAAGGCTGGTGGGCCCGGTCAGATCATCAACATATCGTCGATCCACGCGGAGGACGCGCGTGCGGGCGGCGCGGATTATTGTTCGGCCAAGGGCGGCCTGAAAATGCTCACCGAGACGATGGCGCTGGAGTGCGCGGGGGCGGGGATAACGGTGAACGCGATTGCGCCGGGCATGATCCTGACGCCGATGAATGCCAAGGCTCAAGCCGATGCGACGTATCGGTCGAGTCTGGAGGCGGCAATTCCGGTGAAGCGGGCTGGGACGGCGGAGGAGGTGGCGGCGCTGGCCGTGTACCTCGCGTCACCGGCTGCGGCCTATATTACGGGCACTACGGTGACGATCGATGGCGGTCTGTCGCTTGTTCTTGCGCAGGGAGCTTAAGGCATGGGTCTGGATTTTAACGTCGAGGCGATCGATGCGG
This genomic stretch from Sphingomonas paeninsulae harbors:
- a CDS encoding SDR family oxidoreductase — protein: MSESQAVAFVTGAESGIGAACAGALAAAGYDVAVLYFHDIDAANKTVAVVTAAGRRGITVQADVADEAAVEAAFDTVIAALGVPGVLVNSAGLNQSGVPVADMTLVQWQRLIGSDLTGPFLTSRRFVQERLKAGGPGQIINISSIHAEDARAGGADYCSAKGGLKMLTETMALECAGAGITVNAIAPGMILTPMNAKAQADATYRSSLEAAIPVKRAGTAEEVAALAVYLASPAAAYITGTTVTIDGGLSLVLAQGA